In a genomic window of Acropora muricata isolate sample 2 chromosome 2, ASM3666990v1, whole genome shotgun sequence:
- the LOC136908060 gene encoding transcription factor IIIB 90 kDa subunit-like isoform X6 produces MLSQLAYMLLDFSDVLQVDVFTLGRTYLKLSQELYINLPAVDPCLYIHRFAHKLEFGEKEHEVAVTALRLVSRMKRDWIHHGRRPSGLCGAALLVSARLHGFCRTVREVVKTVRISDTTIRKRLGDFRETPSSQLTIDEFQTIDLEEEQDPPSFTAARRRAKQQLEELSKPEITSELQAFQNAINRALGVDPSTDLSSNALESTPVVVSENVTVNATCKAPKDGTSTFVPPLCKEKERSTEKEVQVECCLIQEDDTENPTEDEEQVEELDLTGLDDVELDKCLLNDEEIQIKTKLWMEENKDYLEKLKEKEEKEAREREERSKQDTKKKRKPYKKKVPTGPASSAGEAIEKMLVEKKISSKINYEVLRDLESSQTNKPTAPVQTVVKEPVLLPKQEFLTPRVPTRRGGRKRESSGAVVSPSDSVKKAKLLYPEDPIKEESFQRVADHEIVIESGPVEYEKTSASSALGDEDDFDELGEEDEEPISAADLMGHLYDTSLEEEYVEYEDYE; encoded by the exons ATGTTGTCGCAGCTTGCCT ATATGCTTCTGGACTTTAGTGATGTTTTGCAG GTTGATGTTTTCACTCTTGGCCGAACTTACTTGAAGCTATCTCAAGAGCTTTACATTAATTTACCTGCTGTTG ATCCTTGTCTGTATATCCATCGTTTTGCACATAAATTGGAGTTTGGGGAGAAAGAACATGAGGTTGCTGTTACAGCACTGAGACTTGTCTCCCGGATGAAAAGAGATTGGATCCATCATGGCCGGCGTCCTTCAGGCCTTTGTGGAGCTG CTCTTTTGGTATCTGCAAGGTTGCATGGCTTTTGTAGAACTGTTCGCGAAGTGGTGAAGACTGTTCGAATCAGCGACACAACCATTAGAAAGAGATTAGGGGATTTCCGCGAAACACCGTCTAGTCAGCTGACAATTGACGAATTCCAGACCATTGATCTCGAGGAAGAACAGGATCCCCCTTCATTTACGGCTGCGCGGCGAAGAGCCAAGCAACAACTAGAGGAACTCAGCAAACCAGAAATCACTTCTGAACTGCAAGCATTCCAAAATGCAATTAACCGTGCTTTAGGTGTTGACCCCTCAACGGACTTATCGTCCAACGCACTGGAAAGCACGCCCGTTGTTGTTTCCGAGAATGTAACTGTGAACGCGACTTGTAAGGCTCCTAAAGATGGAACTTCGACCTTTGTTCCTCCGCTttgcaaagaaaaggaaagaagtaCCGAAAAGGAAG TGCAAGTTGAGTGTTGTTTAATTCAAGAAGATGATACTGAAAATCCAACTGAGGATGAGGAACAAGTTGAAGAGCTGGACCTCACGGGACTGGATGATGTGGAACTTGATAAG tGCCTTCTTAATGACGAAGAGATACAAATAAAAACCAAACTTTGGATGGAAGAAAACAAGGATTATTTGGAAAAGCTGAAGG AGAAGGAAGAAAAGGAAGCCagagaaagagaagaaagaagtaAACAGGATACTAAAAAG AAAAGAAAGCCTTACAAGAAAAAAGTCCCAACTGGACCGGCCAGTTCTGCCGGAGAGGCCATTGAAAAGATGTTGGTTGAAAAGAAGATCTCGAGCAAAATTAATTACGAAGTGCTAAGAGACCTGGAAAGCAGTCAAACCAACAAACCAACTGCGCCTGTTCAGACAGTTGTAAAAGAACCAGTTTTACTCCCAAAGCAGGAATTTCTCACGCCTCGTGTACCCACAAGAAGGGGTGGAAGAAAGAG GGAGTCGTCTGGTGCAGTTGTCTCACCTTCAGATTCTGTCAAAAAAGCGAAG CTTCTTTACCCGGAAGACCCAATTAAAGAAGAATCATTCCAACGAGTTGCCGACCACGAGATTGTTATTGAAAGTGGCCCTGTGgaatatgaaaagaccagcgcATCCAGCGCTTTGGGGGATGAAGACGATTTTGATGAACTGGGGGAGGAAGACGAGGAACCAATTAGCGCAGCGGATCTCATGGGCCATTTATATGACACAA GTCTTGAAGAAGAATATGTGGAATATGAAGATTATGAGTGA